The genome window CTGTTCAAAGTTGACTCCTGGCTATTGGCTATTGTGGAGTATATCACACAAAATGCAAAAACTATTTTTCTCATCTATTCTTTTTTCTAAATCTTCTTTTTATAAAACTTCCCTCTGCTAAGAGGGAAGCTGTTCAAATTGGTCACCTTGACCAACTACCTACCTGATCCTATTTTAAAAAGTCACCTCCCCATATAAAGAGAAGGTGCTCTCCATACTCAACTGCCTACTCGCCACTTCTCAAATTCATATAATTATAAAAAAGCTTCTTCCTTCCGGTGAATCGAAAGTTAAATCCTACCGAAAGAGACAAATTATTGAAGTAGGGTTCTGCTACTTCTGTAATATTCTTCAGGTCATTACTCCACCTAAGACCAGTTTCAATCATCAACCTTGGACTCATATTATACTGGAGTCCAGAAGAGATACCAATGGTGGGACTCCTTATCGATTCAAAATCCTCAGGGCTAAAACTGTCAGGCCGTTCAAATCCTCCGCTGGAAATATCTCCAGGATCAACTTCGATGGTAGTTTCAGTAGCGTCGATTGAAGATACGCCCAAGCGAATACCTACATAGGGGTTTAATTTTCTATTCTCAGGCAGAAATAAGTACCTGGTCTCCAGACCAGCTGATGCCAGCACATGTGCTTGTATAGTTATCTCTACTTCATCATCGGAGAATCCTACCGATTGAATTTCTCTCTGTATTTTGTTTTGACTTGGTAGATTTAAGCCAATAGTCGCGTCTAGATTGGTTTGCCATCTTCTACTCCATCTGTGATAAATATTCAAAGAAAAAGTTCTAAAAAAGGGCTTAATGTTTGTTTCTATGCCATCATAGAAAGGCCTTACCCCACTCACTCTTATACCCATTCCCGTCTCAATCGCATTCTGGTTTAAGTCACTTACATTTTCCTCCTCTATTTGCTCAAGCCTTATTTGCCACAAGTAGTTTTGTTTCAAGTCTGCTATTACCTTACTGACTTTTACAGTGCCCAATCCACCTACCATGAAATTAGGTGCTGCTACGCTTTGACCATCTGTCAAGAAATATCTACTCGAGAATAAAAGAGAGTTTCCTAACCTATGATATTTATCGAATAGTTGCTGATCCCCGATGAGCAGTAAGTAACATCTTTGAAGATCAATCCTATCAGTATAGTTTAATCTATTGTTGATGGTGTCTTTCAGAGATTCTATTGATTGGTTGGCGACCTTAATAAGCAGAAAAGAACTTGCTTTATATTCTCGGATATTGTCATCAACAAAATCCGTCTGCTCATTGTCATAAATAACAACTACGAAGGGAGTCATTCTCTTTGGTTGATTTACAATTTCAACCTCTTGGCCGACTCCCTTAGTTGTAGTTACAAACAACATAATCACTAACCCCACTTTCTTAAGTAATGGTACAACCACATTACTCTCTGTCATGAAAAAGTTATCTTATATGAAAAAATATTACTTTTTCGAAAGTCATCAATAGCACTTAAAATCTATCTCTTTGATCTTCTGAAACGGACAAATGAAGCTGCGAAACGGACATCAAATTGTAGATTATGTCTAGTCATACGCCCTTTTCCTGAACCAAACATCTCTTATAATCACACTGAAACTTAATGTCGATGCTGTCTCCCTTATTAAATTAGACGAGGTAGTTCCAGTTGAG of Marinobacter alexandrii contains these proteins:
- a CDS encoding opacity family porin — encoded protein: MTESNVVVPLLKKVGLVIMLFVTTTKGVGQEVEIVNQPKRMTPFVVVIYDNEQTDFVDDNIREYKASSFLLIKVANQSIESLKDTINNRLNYTDRIDLQRCYLLLIGDQQLFDKYHRLGNSLLFSSRYFLTDGQSVAAPNFMVGGLGTVKVSKVIADLKQNYLWQIRLEQIEEENVSDLNQNAIETGMGIRVSGVRPFYDGIETNIKPFFRTFSLNIYHRWSRRWQTNLDATIGLNLPSQNKIQREIQSVGFSDDEVEITIQAHVLASAGLETRYLFLPENRKLNPYVGIRLGVSSIDATETTIEVDPGDISSGGFERPDSFSPEDFESIRSPTIGISSGLQYNMSPRLMIETGLRWSNDLKNITEVAEPYFNNLSLSVGFNFRFTGRKKLFYNYMNLRSGE